The Spirosoma foliorum genome has a window encoding:
- a CDS encoding ABC transporter permease, whose amino-acid sequence MLQNYIKIAWRNLVRNKAFSAINITGLALGLATCMLISLFILDELSYDRFNEKADQIVRVIFKGSMQGGQMNEAHVMPPVAKTLKADYPEVLESTRLRIGGAPLITVGDKTFKDNAIAYVDSNFFQVFTLPLLQGDAKTALIRPNTAIITQAMAQKYFGNENPIGKVVSLKDWNTTYQITGVMDKVPTNAHFHFDLFVSMASHPDANSNSWMTSEFHTYLVLPKGYDYRQLEAKMPQVVEKYMAPPLQQAMGMTLAQFRQKGNDIGLFLEPLTDIHLRSKMTMNLEAGSDIRYVYIFGAVALFMLLIACINFMNLSTAGASKRAKEVGIRKVLGSVKMALANQFLVESLLLTAIALLLAIGLVYMALPLFNQLAGKELTLNFTTNAWLLPGLLILGLLVGVLAGSYPAFFLSSFKPIAVLKGKFTSSRNSIGLRSGLVVFQFFISISLMVGATVVYRQLSYIQNKKLGYDKDQVLVLPETWLLGKKEDVFRNQIMQDPRVVNVSTSGYLPAGPSNNNNFTVYPETNSTQLVKTLRYDVDYNYIPTLGMKLATGRNFSQQYGTDSLGVILNETAAKTFGWSDKALGHTITNATNEGKKFTYHVIGVVKDFHFKSMHEQIAPLVMVLGRNSGTVIVKVKTKDISGLLTSLKQQWSQLMPDAPFAYSFLDERFMATYRAEQKIGRILGIFAGLTIFVACLGLFGLATFTAEQRTKEIGVRKVLGASVASIVALLSKDFLKLVAIAIVIAVPVAWYAMSRWLEDFAYKIDISWWMFAVAAVLSVGIALLTVSFQSIKAALMNPVKSLRSE is encoded by the coding sequence ATGCTGCAAAACTATATCAAAATCGCCTGGCGGAATCTGGTTCGCAATAAGGCGTTCTCAGCCATCAACATTACAGGACTAGCACTTGGATTAGCCACCTGTATGCTCATCAGCCTGTTTATACTTGATGAACTCAGCTACGACCGTTTCAACGAAAAGGCCGATCAAATTGTACGCGTCATTTTCAAAGGCTCGATGCAGGGTGGCCAGATGAACGAAGCGCACGTAATGCCACCCGTTGCCAAAACCCTCAAAGCCGATTATCCAGAAGTACTGGAATCCACCCGATTACGTATAGGTGGAGCGCCACTCATTACAGTTGGCGACAAAACCTTCAAGGATAACGCCATTGCCTACGTAGATTCTAATTTTTTCCAGGTATTCACACTCCCTCTTCTTCAGGGCGACGCCAAAACTGCCCTGATTCGCCCCAATACGGCAATTATTACCCAGGCAATGGCTCAGAAGTATTTCGGGAACGAGAACCCCATTGGCAAAGTAGTATCCCTCAAAGACTGGAACACAACCTATCAAATTACCGGTGTCATGGACAAGGTGCCCACCAACGCACACTTCCATTTCGACCTGTTTGTCTCGATGGCCAGTCACCCGGATGCCAATTCGAATTCTTGGATGACGTCCGAATTCCATACCTACTTAGTCTTGCCAAAGGGGTACGATTACCGGCAGCTGGAAGCCAAAATGCCACAGGTGGTGGAGAAATATATGGCCCCTCCGTTACAACAGGCGATGGGCATGACCTTGGCCCAATTCCGTCAAAAAGGCAATGACATTGGTCTGTTTCTGGAACCGCTGACCGACATCCACCTTCGTTCGAAGATGACGATGAATCTGGAAGCGGGGAGCGACATTCGCTATGTTTATATTTTTGGCGCTGTAGCTCTGTTTATGCTGCTGATTGCCTGCATTAATTTCATGAACCTGTCCACAGCAGGGGCCTCTAAACGGGCCAAAGAGGTGGGGATTCGGAAAGTGCTGGGTTCGGTTAAAATGGCACTCGCCAATCAATTTCTGGTTGAATCGCTCCTGTTGACGGCGATTGCGTTGCTCCTTGCCATTGGCTTGGTTTATATGGCATTGCCGCTTTTCAACCAACTGGCAGGCAAGGAATTAACGTTAAACTTCACAACGAATGCCTGGTTATTGCCAGGTTTGCTGATACTCGGCTTGCTGGTAGGTGTTCTGGCCGGAAGCTATCCAGCCTTTTTCCTGTCGTCGTTCAAGCCGATTGCGGTGTTGAAAGGTAAGTTCACATCGAGCCGAAACAGTATCGGGTTACGCAGCGGTTTGGTCGTTTTTCAATTCTTCATTTCGATCTCACTGATGGTCGGCGCTACGGTAGTCTATCGCCAACTCAGCTACATTCAGAACAAGAAATTAGGCTACGACAAAGATCAGGTGCTGGTATTACCCGAGACCTGGTTACTAGGCAAAAAGGAAGATGTCTTCCGAAATCAGATCATGCAGGACCCTCGCGTCGTGAACGTTAGTACATCCGGTTACCTGCCTGCTGGCCCAAGTAATAACAACAACTTCACGGTTTATCCCGAAACCAATTCAACGCAACTAGTAAAAACCCTCCGATACGATGTCGATTACAACTACATCCCAACACTGGGCATGAAACTGGCAACTGGCCGGAATTTCTCCCAGCAATACGGTACCGATTCGTTGGGTGTAATTCTGAATGAGACAGCCGCTAAAACGTTTGGCTGGAGCGATAAGGCCTTAGGCCACACCATTACCAACGCTACCAACGAAGGAAAAAAATTCACCTATCACGTGATTGGCGTCGTAAAAGATTTCCACTTTAAGTCGATGCATGAACAAATTGCGCCTTTAGTCATGGTGCTGGGTCGTAATTCGGGAACGGTGATTGTGAAGGTAAAAACGAAAGACATTTCGGGACTTTTGACCAGTTTGAAACAGCAATGGAGCCAGCTCATGCCCGACGCCCCTTTTGCCTATTCGTTTCTGGACGAACGCTTTATGGCTACGTATCGGGCAGAACAGAAAATTGGCAGAATTCTCGGCATCTTTGCCGGGCTAACCATTTTCGTCGCCTGCCTGGGCTTGTTCGGACTAGCTACATTCACAGCTGAACAGCGAACCAAAGAAATCGGCGTACGAAAAGTACTTGGTGCTTCGGTCGCCAGCATTGTGGCTTTACTCTCGAAAGACTTTTTGAAGCTGGTAGCGATTGCCATCGTCATTGCTGTACCGGTAGCCTGGTATGCTATGAGTCGGTGGCTGGAAGACTTCGCCTATAAAATTGACATTTCGTGGTGGATGTTCGCCGTGGCGGCCGTGCTATCGGTAGGTATTGCGCTACTAACGGTGAGTTTCCAGAGCATCAAAGCCGCACTGATGAATCCGGTGAAGAGTTTGCGATCTGAGTAG